The genomic segment CCTCGGCGGCGACGGCAGCCGCCTCCGCGGCCGTCGAGTGGCCGATATCGATGCTGGCTGTGGTCAGGACCGACGCCTCGTGTAACAGTATACCCGCACCGCGCGCCAGATCGACGACCTGGGCGCTCGGTGCGCTGTCCGCGCCGTAGACAAGCGCGAGGCCGCCTGCGGCCGGCTCGAACCGGTACGCCAGGCACGGGAACGAGTGGATGGTTGGCGTCGCCAGCACGCGGAAATCGGCCGTCTCCATCACACGCGTGCGCGAGCGCTCGGCGATGACGTGGTAGCGGACGAACGCCAGCATGAACTCCGGCACAAACAGCTCGTTCAGGCTGCGCGCGCGTTCGATCGTCGCGGCGTTGCCGTAGATCGGCAACGGCGAACGGCGGCCGCGCAGCCAGAGGTCCTGCACAAAGACAGCCAGGCCGTAAATGTGGTCGGCGTGTCCGTGCGTGAGCAGCAGTCCCTGCAACTGCGCCGGATCGCGCCCCAGCTTCAACAACTGGTGCGCGGCGCTGCCGCCGCAGTCGAGCAGCCAGAAACCGGCCGGGCCATCGAGCAGCGAGTAGATATGCTCCTGTTCGGCGCTGGCCAGCGCCGGCGCGGTTCCCAGCAAAGTCAACTTCATCGGATCGCTCGCAGGCGCAGATCGGAAGGGCAACACCGCTGATGGCTGTCACCTGGTCGCAGCACTGAACAGTTCAGGCGGCTGGTTCGGCCCCCGCCGCGGATGGATCGTCATCCGGCTCCACCTTCAGACCCGGCTCGTCCGGCAGCAACGGCGGCTGGACTGTGTTTGATGTTCCGTCACGCGGCACGAACGTTCCATCGTCAGCCGCACCGCTCAGCCGGATCAGGTCACGACCCC from the Chloroflexota bacterium genome contains:
- a CDS encoding ribonuclease Z; protein product: MKLTLLGTAPALASAEQEHIYSLLDGPAGFWLLDCGGSAAHQLLKLGRDPAQLQGLLLTHGHADHIYGLAVFVQDLWLRGRRSPLPIYGNAATIERARSLNELFVPEFMLAFVRYHVIAERSRTRVMETADFRVLATPTIHSFPCLAYRFEPAAGGLALVYGADSAPSAQVVDLARGAGILLHEASVLTTASIDIGHSTAAEAAAVAAEAGVPELWLVHTNPGLHRDGNPYLAEARRVFSGTLRLAKDMDTIDF